The following proteins are encoded in a genomic region of Brachypodium distachyon strain Bd21 chromosome 1, Brachypodium_distachyon_v3.0, whole genome shotgun sequence:
- the LOC100836623 gene encoding pyrophosphate--fructose 6-phosphate 1-phosphotransferase subunit alpha isoform X2 — MGSTAVNSDYGATRELSALQKERALYRPELPPTNLRSLPTFGRAESPGSIGSAPPRHMPCPIPCHSALISPAGSILSTGWGTAVRVEYGDATIAADGADAHVIGNAFPHTYGQPLAHFLPEAANAADAAIITEHPVVRVGVVFSGRQSPGGHNVIWGLHDALSAHNPSSKLIGFLGGTDGLFAQKTLEITEEVLSSYKNQGGYDMIGRTRDQIRTTEQVKAAMTTCQTLMLDALVIIGGVTSNTDAAQLAETFAESKCSTKIVGVPVTLNGDLKNQFVETTVGFDTICKVNSQLISNICTDALSAEKYYYFIRLMGRKASHVALECALESHPNMVILGEEVAASKLTISDITKQICDAVQARAENDKYHGVMLIPEGLVESIPELYALLQEIHGLHDKGVSVESISSHLSPWASALFNFLPQFIRKQLLLHPESDDSAQLSQIEIEKLLAQLVETEINKRLEEGTYKGKKFNAICHFFGYQARGALPSKFDCDYAYVLGHVCYHILAAGLNGYMATVTNLKNHLVRWKCGAAPITSMMTVKGWSRGPAATQIGKPAVHMASVDLKGKAYELLRQNSSSFLMEDIYKNPGPLQFEGPGAEAKPISLCVEDRDYMGRIKQLQEYLEKVKCIVKPGCSQDVLKAALSAMAHVIELLTIMSSPSYSGQAATI, encoded by the exons ATGGGCAGCACGGCGGTGAACTCCGACTACGGCGCGACGCGCGAGCTGTCCGCCCTCCAGAAGGAGCGCGCGCTCTATCGCCCTGAGCTGCCGCCCACCAACCTCCGATCCCTGCCAACTTTTGGCCGCGCCGAATCCCCGGGTTCAATCGGATCAGCGCCGCCACGACATATGCCCTGCCCGATTCCTTGTCACAGCGCTTTAATTTCTCCGGCCGGATCGATCTTGTCGACGGGCTGG GGAACCGCGGTGAGGGTGGAGTACGGCGACGCGACGATCGCGGCCGACGGTGCGGACGCGCATGTGATCGGCAACGCGTTCCCCCACACCTACGGCCAGCCGCTGGCGCATTTCCTCCCGGAGGCGGCCAATGCGGCGGACGCTGCAATCATAACAGAGCACCCTGTCGTCAG GGTTGGTGTCGTCTTCAGTGGTAGACAGTCCCCAGGTGGGCACAATGTTATATGGGGACTCCATGATGCTTTAAGTGCTCACAACCCAAGTAGCAAGCTTATTGGTTTTCTTG GAGGAACTGATGGCTTGTTTGCGCAGAAAACTTTGGAAATCACAGAGGAAGTTCTTTCTTCCTATAAAAATCAAGGTGGTTATGATATGATTGGTCGGACAAGGGATCAAATCAGAACAACTGAACAAGTAAAGGCAGCGATGACTACTTGCCAGACTTTGATGTTGGATGCTCTTGTAATAATTGGAG GTGTCACATCCAACACGGATGCTGCTCAGCTTGCTGAGACTTTTGCCGAGTCAAAGTGTTCAACAAAG ATAGTTGGTGTTCCTGTAACTCTGAATGGGGACCTGAAGAACCAGTTTGTCGAGACAACTGTTGGTTTTGATACGATATGCAAG GTGAACTCGCAGCTCATAAGTAATATCTGCACTGATGCTCTTTCTGCTGAGAAG TATTACTATTTCATTCGGTTGATGGGGCGGAAAGCATCTCATGTGGCATTGGAATGTGCTCTTGAGTCACATCCAaatatg GTTATTCTAGGCGAGGAGGTTGCTGCATCAAAACTTACAATTTCTGATATCACAAAGCAGATATGTGATGCTGTCCAGGCAAGGGCTGAAAATG ATAAGTACCATGGCGTTATGCTTATTCCTGAGGGCCTTGTTGAGAGCATTCCTGAACTGTACGCTTTGCTTCAG GAAATTCATGGGTTACATGATAAAGGTGTTTCCGTTGAGAGCATCTCTTCTCATCTTTCGCCTTGGGCTTCTGCCCTATTCAACTTTTTGCCTCAATTTATTAGGAAACAG ctcctcctccatccaGAATCTGACGACTCTGCTCAGCTTTCTCAG ATTGAGATCGAGAAGCTTCTAGCCCAGCTAGTTGAGACAGAAATCAACAAACGGCTG GAGGAAGGCACTTACAAAGGAAAGAAGTTCAATGCAATTTGCCACTTTTTTGGTTACCAAGCTAGAGGTGCCCTGCCCTCAAAGTTCGATTGCGATTACGCCTAT GTTCTCGGTCATGTATGCTATCATATCTTAGCTGCTGGTCTGAATGGCTACATGGCCACTGTGACAAATCTTAAAAATCACCTGGTCAGGTGGAAATGTGGAGCTGCTCCTATTACG TCTATGATGACTGTAAAGGGTTGGTCGCGTGGTCCTGCTGCCACTCAAATTGGGAAGCCAGCTGTTCACATGGCGAGCGTGGATTTGAAAGGAAAAGCATACGA GTTGTTGAGGCAAAACTCGTCCAGCTTCTTAATGGAAGACATCTATAAGAACCCTGGACCACTGCAATTTGAAGGACCGGGTGCGGAGGCAAAGCCTATTTCATTGTGTGTCGAAGATCGGGACTACATGGGAAGGATCAAACAGCTGCAGGAGTATTTGGAGAAG GTGAAATGCATCGTGAAGCCCGGGTGCTCGCAGGATGTCCTCAAAGCTGCACTGAGCGCCATGGCACATGTGATTGAGTTGCTCACTATCATGTCTTCTCCCTCATACAGTGGCCAGGCGGCAACCATCTGA
- the LOC100836623 gene encoding pyrophosphate--fructose 6-phosphate 1-phosphotransferase subunit alpha isoform X1: MGSTAVNSDYGATRELSALQKERALYRPELPPTNLRSLPTFGRAESPGSIGSAPPRHMPCPIPCHSALISPAGSILSTGWVGGTAVRVEYGDATIAADGADAHVIGNAFPHTYGQPLAHFLPEAANAADAAIITEHPVVRVGVVFSGRQSPGGHNVIWGLHDALSAHNPSSKLIGFLGGTDGLFAQKTLEITEEVLSSYKNQGGYDMIGRTRDQIRTTEQVKAAMTTCQTLMLDALVIIGGVTSNTDAAQLAETFAESKCSTKIVGVPVTLNGDLKNQFVETTVGFDTICKVNSQLISNICTDALSAEKYYYFIRLMGRKASHVALECALESHPNMVILGEEVAASKLTISDITKQICDAVQARAENDKYHGVMLIPEGLVESIPELYALLQEIHGLHDKGVSVESISSHLSPWASALFNFLPQFIRKQLLLHPESDDSAQLSQIEIEKLLAQLVETEINKRLEEGTYKGKKFNAICHFFGYQARGALPSKFDCDYAYVLGHVCYHILAAGLNGYMATVTNLKNHLVRWKCGAAPITSMMTVKGWSRGPAATQIGKPAVHMASVDLKGKAYELLRQNSSSFLMEDIYKNPGPLQFEGPGAEAKPISLCVEDRDYMGRIKQLQEYLEKVKCIVKPGCSQDVLKAALSAMAHVIELLTIMSSPSYSGQAATI, translated from the exons ATGGGCAGCACGGCGGTGAACTCCGACTACGGCGCGACGCGCGAGCTGTCCGCCCTCCAGAAGGAGCGCGCGCTCTATCGCCCTGAGCTGCCGCCCACCAACCTCCGATCCCTGCCAACTTTTGGCCGCGCCGAATCCCCGGGTTCAATCGGATCAGCGCCGCCACGACATATGCCCTGCCCGATTCCTTGTCACAGCGCTTTAATTTCTCCGGCCGGATCGATCTTGTCGACGGGCTGGGTGGGG GGAACCGCGGTGAGGGTGGAGTACGGCGACGCGACGATCGCGGCCGACGGTGCGGACGCGCATGTGATCGGCAACGCGTTCCCCCACACCTACGGCCAGCCGCTGGCGCATTTCCTCCCGGAGGCGGCCAATGCGGCGGACGCTGCAATCATAACAGAGCACCCTGTCGTCAG GGTTGGTGTCGTCTTCAGTGGTAGACAGTCCCCAGGTGGGCACAATGTTATATGGGGACTCCATGATGCTTTAAGTGCTCACAACCCAAGTAGCAAGCTTATTGGTTTTCTTG GAGGAACTGATGGCTTGTTTGCGCAGAAAACTTTGGAAATCACAGAGGAAGTTCTTTCTTCCTATAAAAATCAAGGTGGTTATGATATGATTGGTCGGACAAGGGATCAAATCAGAACAACTGAACAAGTAAAGGCAGCGATGACTACTTGCCAGACTTTGATGTTGGATGCTCTTGTAATAATTGGAG GTGTCACATCCAACACGGATGCTGCTCAGCTTGCTGAGACTTTTGCCGAGTCAAAGTGTTCAACAAAG ATAGTTGGTGTTCCTGTAACTCTGAATGGGGACCTGAAGAACCAGTTTGTCGAGACAACTGTTGGTTTTGATACGATATGCAAG GTGAACTCGCAGCTCATAAGTAATATCTGCACTGATGCTCTTTCTGCTGAGAAG TATTACTATTTCATTCGGTTGATGGGGCGGAAAGCATCTCATGTGGCATTGGAATGTGCTCTTGAGTCACATCCAaatatg GTTATTCTAGGCGAGGAGGTTGCTGCATCAAAACTTACAATTTCTGATATCACAAAGCAGATATGTGATGCTGTCCAGGCAAGGGCTGAAAATG ATAAGTACCATGGCGTTATGCTTATTCCTGAGGGCCTTGTTGAGAGCATTCCTGAACTGTACGCTTTGCTTCAG GAAATTCATGGGTTACATGATAAAGGTGTTTCCGTTGAGAGCATCTCTTCTCATCTTTCGCCTTGGGCTTCTGCCCTATTCAACTTTTTGCCTCAATTTATTAGGAAACAG ctcctcctccatccaGAATCTGACGACTCTGCTCAGCTTTCTCAG ATTGAGATCGAGAAGCTTCTAGCCCAGCTAGTTGAGACAGAAATCAACAAACGGCTG GAGGAAGGCACTTACAAAGGAAAGAAGTTCAATGCAATTTGCCACTTTTTTGGTTACCAAGCTAGAGGTGCCCTGCCCTCAAAGTTCGATTGCGATTACGCCTAT GTTCTCGGTCATGTATGCTATCATATCTTAGCTGCTGGTCTGAATGGCTACATGGCCACTGTGACAAATCTTAAAAATCACCTGGTCAGGTGGAAATGTGGAGCTGCTCCTATTACG TCTATGATGACTGTAAAGGGTTGGTCGCGTGGTCCTGCTGCCACTCAAATTGGGAAGCCAGCTGTTCACATGGCGAGCGTGGATTTGAAAGGAAAAGCATACGA GTTGTTGAGGCAAAACTCGTCCAGCTTCTTAATGGAAGACATCTATAAGAACCCTGGACCACTGCAATTTGAAGGACCGGGTGCGGAGGCAAAGCCTATTTCATTGTGTGTCGAAGATCGGGACTACATGGGAAGGATCAAACAGCTGCAGGAGTATTTGGAGAAG GTGAAATGCATCGTGAAGCCCGGGTGCTCGCAGGATGTCCTCAAAGCTGCACTGAGCGCCATGGCACATGTGATTGAGTTGCTCACTATCATGTCTTCTCCCTCATACAGTGGCCAGGCGGCAACCATCTGA